In Streptomyces rapamycinicus NRRL 5491, the genomic stretch AGGAGTTCAGCGTCAGGCGCACTCAGGCGATGCGCGAGAAGCTGCTGCGGATCACGGACGAGTTGATCGACGCCATGCTCGCCAAGGGCGGTCCGGTCGACTTCATCCAGGACTTCGCGCTGCCCCTGCCCTCCCGGGCCATCTGCCTCATCCTCGGTGTCCCCTACGAGGACCACGCCCTCTTCGAGCGGCACGCCAACGCCGGGACGGACCTGGACGTCAGCCACGAGGAGCGTGCCCGTACGCAGCGGGAGGCGTTCGCGTACTACGAGGCCCTGGTGGAGCGGAAGCGCCGTGAGCCCTCGGACGACATGATCAGCCGGTTGCTGGCGGACCACACCGGGCCGGACGGGTTCGCGCCCGAGATGCTGCCGGTCCTGGTCGGGATCCTGGTCGGGGCCGGGCACGAGACCACCGCCAATATGCTGGGCCTGGGCACGGTGGCGCTCCTGGTCAACCCCGATCAGCGGGACCGGCTGCGGGACCGCCCCGAGTTGGCCCCCGGCGCCGCGGAGGAGATGCTGCGCTACTGGAGCATCGTCTCCACCGATCCGCGGCGTGTGGCCATCGAGGACGTCGAGGTGGGCGGGCGGGTTGTCCGCAAGGGGGAGGGAGTCATCGTCTCGCTGATCGCGGGGAACCGGGACCCCCGCGCGTTCGGCGCCAACGAGGGTGAGAGCCCCGCGGACACGCTCGACATCGGGCGCAACGCCCGCCGCCACCTGGCGTTCGGATTCGGCTCCCACCAGTGTCTGGGGCAGAACCTGGCGCGGGTGGAGACGCAGGTCGCCTGGCCACGGCTCTTCGAACGCATCCCCGGGCTGCGGCTCGCCATCGCCGAGGACGAACTGCCCTTCAAGAAGAACTCCATCGTCTATGGCCTCACGTCCCTTCCGGTCACCTGGTGAGTGACGTACGGAAGCGCGCTGGACCACCCCCTCCGGGCCCGGCCGGGCAAGGCATCGACGTACCGCAGAATGTGACGCATGAACGAGGACACCGCCACCGACACCACACGTAGGCGCAATCCCCGTGGCCAGGGGGACCGGCTCCGCGCGGAGATTCTGGCCGCCGTGGCGCGGCTCCTCGACCAGAAGCTCACCGGAAACCCCCTGCCGGTGTCCCTGCGGGAGGTGGCGCGCGAAGTCGGCATCGCCGCCCAGAGCATGTATCTGCACTTCGCCGACAAGGATCAGCTCGCCCGCGCAGTCGCCGAGGACGGCTACCAACGCGTTGTCGCGGCCATGCGCGACGCCGACGCCCAGGCGGCTGCCCGGGGAGTCGACGCCGGTGAACGTCT encodes the following:
- a CDS encoding cytochrome P450 — encoded protein: MTTTASGTASAGEAPFFPAPRGCPFSAPPQHTAFREAGGLHKVTIWDGSTHWLATRHADIRAVLSSPSFSADVRNPDFPLVHSNQPEHEGGLFLRLDDPEHARLRQMLTKEFSVRRTQAMREKLLRITDELIDAMLAKGGPVDFIQDFALPLPSRAICLILGVPYEDHALFERHANAGTDLDVSHEERARTQREAFAYYEALVERKRREPSDDMISRLLADHTGPDGFAPEMLPVLVGILVGAGHETTANMLGLGTVALLVNPDQRDRLRDRPELAPGAAEEMLRYWSIVSTDPRRVAIEDVEVGGRVVRKGEGVIVSLIAGNRDPRAFGANEGESPADTLDIGRNARRHLAFGFGSHQCLGQNLARVETQVAWPRLFERIPGLRLAIAEDELPFKKNSIVYGLTSLPVTW